Proteins from a genomic interval of Heptranchias perlo isolate sHepPer1 chromosome 19, sHepPer1.hap1, whole genome shotgun sequence:
- the rh50 gene encoding rh50-like protein, translating to MSAIRCRLPFLVIFLEGILLVLIALFVTYDEHSNAAAQSNETDHNHNQLYAIFPVFQDIQVMIFVGFGLLMGFLKKYGYGGIAFNFMIAVFSVQWALLVQGWFYHFHHGKIHIGVYNLLTAETACATVMISFGAVLGKTSPVQILILALLEVPIFTATEWVIMELLKIKDVGGSITIHLFACYFGLSVTTVLYRPGLKDGHKDEGADYNSDKLAMLGTLLLWVFWPSFNSVFASSGDGQHRAVIHTYIGLSSCTLTTFAISSLLDKRGKINIAHIQNAALAGGVAVGSAADMMVTPAGAFTLGCIASVLCTVGFKYLTPFLAKKLKIQDVCGINNLHGIPGFIGAIAGIATILLTADESYGHGLYDTFPERAPKEGDRRLAELVRVLPRLKAGSGRSAWDQAQYQAAAIGVCLGIAVLGGTVTGFILKLPFLAQPKDEYCFNDDPYFEVPEVEEKEEFEFANKNNANNNQRLKLPV from the coding sequence ATGTCCGCTATACGCTGCCGGCTGCCCTTTCTTGTAATATTCCTGGAAGGAATTTTACTTGTGCTGATCGCACTATTTGTGACTTATGATGAACATTCTAATGCTGCAGCCCAGAGCAATGAGACAGATCACAACCATAACCAACTATATgcaatcttcccagtctttcaAGATATCCAGGTGATGATTTTTGTGGGCTTTGGGCTTCTCATGGGCTTCCTCAAGAAGTACGGTTACGGAGGGATTGCCTTCAATTTTATGATAGCGGTGTTTTCCGTCCAGTGGGCCCTGCTAGTACAGGGCTGGTTCTATCACTTCCACCACGGCAAGATTCACATCGGGGTTTACAACCTGCTGACCGCTGAAACGGCCTGCGCCACTGTCATGATCTCATTTGGAGCCGTGCTCGGCAAAACCAGCCCAGTGCAGATCCTTATTTTAGCTCTGCTGGAAGTGCCAATATTTACTGCAACCGAGTGGGTTATTATGGAGCTGCTAAAAATCAAGGACGTCGGAGGGTCTATAACCATCCACTTGTTTGCTTGTTATTTTGGTCTAAGTGTTACCACGGTGCTGTACAGACCCGGTTTAAAAGATGGGCACAAGGACGAAGGGGCAGACTATAACTCGGACAAGCTGGCTATGCTGGGGACCTTGTTACTGTGGGTCTTCTGGCCAAGTTTTAATTCTGTCTTCGCATCGTCTGGAGACGGCCAGCACAGGGCTGTGATTCACACTTACATCGGGCTCAGCTCGTGTACCCTCACCACCTTTGCCATATCCAGCCTGTTGGACAAACGAGGCAAGATTAACATCGCTCACATCCAGAACGCTGCCCTGGCAGGCGGGGTGGCAGTGGGCTCTGCAGCAGACATGATGGTCACTCCAGCCGGGGCATTCACCTTGGGGTGCATCGCCTCCGTGCTCTGCACCGTAGGATTTAAATACTTGACTCCTTTTCTGGCTAAAAAGCTCAAAATCCAAGACGTGTGCGGAATCAACAACTTGCACGGAATTCCCGGCTTTATAGGGGCGATTGCTGGCATTGCCACTATCCTATTAACAGCCGATGAGAGCTACGGCCACGGTTTGTATGACACCTTCCCAGAGAGAGCCCCCAAGGAAGGGGACAGGAGGCTGGCCGAATTGGTCCGGGTGCTCCCGCGGCTGAAAGCTGGAAGTGGTCGGAGCGCTTGGGATCAGGCACAGTACCAGGCGGCAGCTATTGGGGTCTGTTTGGGCATCGCCGTCCTAGGAGGGACCGTCACTGGTTTCATATTAAAATTACCCTTTCTGGCTCAGCCTAAAGACGAGTATTGTTTCAATGACGACCCTTACTTTGAAGTACCAGAAGTGGAAGAGAAAGAAGAATTTGAATTTGCCAATAAAAACAACGCCAACAATAACCAGCGCCTTAAACTTCCTGTTTGA